A window of the Butyricimonas faecalis genome harbors these coding sequences:
- a CDS encoding nucleotide sugar dehydrogenase, whose translation MYNKLLDKKAKLALIGLGYVGLPIALEFAKKISVIGFDINEERLAKMRKKIDPCNELGTEAFEDCDIYFTSSVAELREASFFIVAVPTPIDKFNQPDLKPLLAASRTVGMALKKGDYVVYESTVYPGCTEEDCVPVLEEVSGLKVGIDFKIGYSPERINPGDKVHTLANTVKIVSGGDAETLETVAKVYELVVKPGVHRAPNIKVAEAGKIIENTQRDVNIALMNELSIIFSRIGINTYDVLEAAGTKWNFLKFYPGLVGGHCIGVDPYYLVHKAKELKYHPQMINAGRFVNDSMGGYIAKKIVKKMIGMGKNILGARVLVMGVTFKENVSDIRNSKVVDIVRELKDFGVDVDVTDPNADSEEVMHEYGFRLIEKPRANYDAVIVAVAHKEYMDLDEDYFRELTYEHAVLGDIKGIYRGKIHQMKYWSL comes from the coding sequence ATGTATAATAAGTTATTAGATAAAAAGGCAAAGTTAGCATTAATCGGGTTAGGATATGTCGGGTTGCCGATTGCTTTGGAGTTTGCCAAAAAAATTTCTGTGATCGGGTTCGATATAAACGAGGAACGCTTGGCAAAGATGAGAAAGAAGATAGACCCGTGTAACGAGTTGGGGACGGAAGCATTTGAGGATTGTGATATCTATTTTACCTCTTCTGTGGCTGAATTACGGGAAGCGTCGTTTTTTATCGTGGCGGTGCCGACCCCGATCGATAAATTTAATCAACCGGATTTAAAGCCTTTGCTGGCGGCTTCCCGCACGGTAGGGATGGCTTTAAAGAAAGGTGATTACGTGGTTTACGAATCCACGGTTTACCCGGGCTGTACGGAAGAAGATTGCGTCCCGGTGCTGGAAGAGGTGTCCGGGCTGAAAGTTGGAATTGATTTTAAGATCGGTTATTCTCCCGAACGAATCAACCCGGGCGACAAAGTTCACACGTTGGCCAACACGGTAAAAATTGTTTCAGGAGGTGATGCCGAAACCTTGGAAACCGTGGCTAAAGTTTACGAGCTAGTGGTGAAACCGGGAGTACATCGGGCTCCGAACATCAAAGTGGCTGAAGCAGGGAAGATTATCGAAAACACGCAGCGGGACGTGAATATCGCTCTGATGAACGAATTGTCCATTATCTTCAGCCGTATCGGTATCAACACGTATGACGTGTTGGAGGCCGCGGGAACGAAATGGAATTTCTTGAAATTTTATCCCGGTTTGGTAGGAGGGCATTGTATCGGGGTCGATCCTTATTACTTGGTACATAAGGCAAAAGAATTGAAATATCATCCGCAAATGATTAATGCCGGGCGGTTTGTAAATGACTCGATGGGAGGATATATCGCCAAGAAAATCGTGAAAAAGATGATCGGGATGGGAAAGAATATCCTGGGGGCTCGCGTGTTGGTTATGGGTGTTACGTTTAAAGAGAATGTATCGGATATCCGGAATTCGAAAGTCGTGGACATCGTGAGAGAGTTGAAAGATTTTGGCGTGGATGTAGATGTCACGGATCCGAACGCGGATTCGGAGGAAGTGATGCACGAATACGGTTTCCGGTTGATCGAAAAACCCCGGGCAAACTACGATGCCGTCATCGTGGCGGTTGCGCATAAAGAGTACATGGATTTGGACGAGGACTATTTCCGGGAATTGACATACGAACATGCTGTATTAGGAGATATAAAAGGAATTTACAGGGGGAAAATTCACCAGATGAAATACTGGAGCCTATAA
- a CDS encoding WbuC family cupin fold metalloprotein yields MKIIDNELLDEVSRQAEESPRLRMNYNFHDTLEANAQRLLNALEPGTELPVHRHCFTAETYIVLRGEINVFFYDDDKRVTESVTLNPLKGEYGIHIPAGQWHTLEVVEKGTVIFEVKDGPYRPLGPEDRLD; encoded by the coding sequence ATGAAAATTATTGATAATGAGTTGTTGGACGAGGTTTCTCGGCAAGCGGAGGAAAGCCCGCGTTTGAGGATGAATTATAATTTTCACGACACGTTGGAAGCCAATGCTCAACGGTTGCTGAATGCCTTGGAACCGGGAACTGAATTACCCGTGCATCGACATTGTTTTACCGCGGAAACTTATATCGTGTTGCGCGGTGAAATAAACGTGTTCTTTTATGATGACGACAAGCGGGTAACCGAGTCCGTGACATTGAATCCCTTGAAAGGTGAATATGGTATTCATATACCTGCCGGACAATGGCACACGCTGGAAGTCGTGGAGAAAGGGACCGTAATCTTTGAGGTGAAAGATGGACCGTATCGTCCGTTAGGGCCGGAAGACAGACTGGATTAA
- a CDS encoding FAD-binding and (Fe-S)-binding domain-containing protein: protein MIDFEQLTRNIKGDVMTDSLHQMIYATDASAYREMPLAVVYPRDASDVKACIGFARENGITLIPRAAGTSLAGQVVGNGVVVDVSRYMNRVLEINEEEHWVRVEPGVVLDELNMRVKSLGLFFGPETSTSNRCCLGGMVGNNSCGSHSLVYGSTRDHLLEAKVILSNGEEVVLKGLEKKEVLDKMTCDSLEGKIYKCAVEMLEKNGEEIVQHFPDPALRRRNSGYAIDQLLYSNYFDATREDKFNLCKLLAGSEGTLAFVTELKLNLVPLPPKEKAVICVHCRTLEEAFEGNLVALRHHPVAIELMDQNILELSKGNIAQNKNRFFIQGDPAAILIVELALDSREEVDRVADRIEADMRMHCYGYHFPRIYGSDINRVWSLRKAGLGLLSGMPGNAKPVSVIEDTAVAPERLPAYMKDFGKMLERLGLTCVYHAHIGTGELHLRPVLNLKEEKDRVLFRRVAEETAKLVKKHCGSLSGEHGDGRLRGEFIPLLFGEKVYGLMQETKVCWDPEGVFNARKIVNTPPMDTSLRYEVGDSNVTCHTYFDFSKEKGWLCAIEQCNGSGDCRKSYAFGGTMCPSFRATREESHTTRARANTLRELLARPRTKKIYDQREILEVLDTCVSCKACKSECPSNVDIARFKAEFLQQHYDVCGMPMKAYLIARLTEIQRLGSIFPWLYNAVVRNRVTGGILKRILHFAPERAIPTLYKTTLKHWLGRYRWKNKGTTVGKVFLFADEFTNYMDVEIGIKMIKLLDRLGYEVCIPKHVESGRTAISKGMLKVAKKVARKNVLLLKDAVSERIPLVGIEPSCILSFRDEYPDLVGDDLKEEAVKLGKNCLLYDEFFTREMRAGRIRAEQFTRQPLKIILHGHCHQKSLASVEPSREMLSLPVNYSVEVIPSGCCGMAGAFGYEKKHYELSMKIGEQVLFPAVRDAGENVCISASGTSCRQQIKDGTGKQALHPIEVLYEALQV, encoded by the coding sequence ATGATTGATTTTGAGCAATTAACACGAAATATAAAGGGGGATGTGATGACGGACTCCCTTCACCAAATGATTTATGCAACAGATGCATCAGCTTACCGGGAGATGCCGTTGGCCGTTGTATATCCTCGGGATGCCTCGGATGTGAAGGCGTGTATCGGGTTTGCGAGGGAAAATGGGATTACATTGATTCCCCGGGCTGCTGGAACTTCTTTGGCCGGGCAGGTTGTGGGGAATGGGGTGGTCGTTGATGTGTCCCGGTATATGAATCGCGTGTTAGAGATAAATGAAGAGGAACATTGGGTTCGGGTTGAACCGGGGGTGGTGTTGGATGAATTGAATATGCGGGTAAAATCATTGGGACTGTTCTTTGGACCGGAAACCTCTACGTCTAATCGTTGCTGTCTGGGAGGAATGGTGGGGAATAATTCGTGTGGTTCTCATTCTTTGGTGTACGGGAGTACGCGGGATCACCTTTTGGAAGCAAAAGTTATTTTGAGTAATGGCGAGGAGGTTGTGCTGAAAGGGCTGGAGAAAAAAGAAGTGTTAGACAAGATGACATGCGACTCGTTGGAGGGAAAGATATACAAGTGTGCCGTGGAGATGCTGGAAAAGAATGGAGAGGAGATTGTTCAACATTTTCCCGATCCGGCATTGCGAAGAAGAAATTCCGGATACGCTATAGATCAGTTGTTATACTCAAATTATTTTGATGCTACTCGTGAAGATAAGTTTAACTTGTGCAAGTTGTTGGCCGGATCGGAAGGAACTTTGGCGTTTGTAACCGAGTTGAAATTGAATCTTGTCCCGTTGCCACCCAAAGAGAAGGCGGTAATTTGTGTACATTGCAGGACATTGGAGGAGGCATTCGAGGGAAATCTGGTTGCGTTGAGACATCATCCGGTGGCGATCGAGTTGATGGATCAAAATATTTTGGAATTAAGTAAAGGAAATATAGCACAGAACAAGAATCGTTTTTTCATTCAGGGTGATCCTGCCGCGATCTTGATTGTTGAGTTGGCATTGGACAGTAGGGAGGAGGTCGATCGGGTGGCAGATCGGATCGAGGCGGATATGAGAATGCACTGCTATGGGTATCATTTCCCGCGAATATACGGGAGTGATATTAACCGGGTATGGAGCTTGCGGAAAGCCGGGTTAGGACTGTTGTCCGGGATGCCGGGGAATGCGAAGCCCGTTTCCGTGATCGAGGATACAGCCGTGGCGCCGGAACGCTTACCTGCTTACATGAAAGATTTCGGGAAAATGTTAGAACGGTTGGGGTTAACGTGCGTGTATCATGCACATATCGGTACCGGTGAGTTGCATCTACGCCCCGTGTTGAATTTGAAGGAGGAAAAAGATAGGGTGTTATTCCGGCGTGTGGCCGAAGAAACAGCCAAGCTAGTGAAGAAACATTGCGGATCGTTGAGTGGGGAGCATGGTGACGGACGGTTACGGGGAGAGTTTATTCCCTTGTTATTCGGGGAAAAGGTGTACGGTTTGATGCAGGAAACTAAAGTCTGTTGGGACCCGGAAGGCGTTTTTAACGCTCGGAAGATCGTGAACACACCCCCGATGGATACCTCGCTTCGGTATGAGGTCGGGGATTCGAACGTGACGTGTCACACGTATTTTGATTTTTCGAAAGAAAAAGGTTGGTTGTGTGCTATTGAGCAATGTAACGGTTCGGGAGATTGTCGGAAATCGTATGCTTTTGGTGGAACAATGTGCCCGAGTTTTCGGGCCACGAGGGAAGAGAGCCATACGACACGCGCCCGGGCGAATACATTACGGGAGTTGCTGGCTCGTCCAAGAACGAAAAAAATATATGATCAACGGGAGATTTTAGAGGTATTGGATACCTGTGTTTCATGTAAGGCCTGTAAATCAGAATGTCCTTCTAACGTGGATATCGCTCGTTTTAAAGCAGAGTTCTTGCAGCAGCATTATGACGTGTGCGGCATGCCAATGAAGGCTTATTTAATTGCCCGTTTGACTGAAATTCAGCGTTTGGGTTCGATTTTCCCGTGGCTGTATAATGCCGTCGTTCGAAACCGGGTGACAGGTGGAATATTGAAACGCATATTGCATTTTGCACCGGAGCGGGCAATTCCTACTCTTTATAAAACCACGTTGAAACATTGGTTGGGGCGTTACCGGTGGAAGAATAAGGGAACAACCGTGGGGAAAGTGTTTCTTTTTGCCGATGAGTTTACGAATTACATGGACGTGGAGATCGGGATAAAGATGATCAAATTACTGGATCGGTTGGGATATGAAGTCTGTATTCCAAAACACGTGGAGAGTGGGCGAACGGCCATCTCGAAAGGCATGTTAAAAGTGGCGAAAAAGGTGGCCCGAAAGAATGTACTGCTGCTGAAAGACGCGGTTTCAGAGCGTATCCCATTGGTGGGCATCGAGCCTTCATGCATCTTGTCATTCCGGGACGAGTATCCGGATTTGGTCGGGGATGATTTGAAGGAAGAAGCCGTGAAGTTAGGAAAGAATTGCTTGTTGTACGACGAATTTTTTACCCGAGAGATGCGTGCCGGAAGGATACGGGCAGAACAATTTACCCGTCAGCCGTTGAAAATTATCTTGCATGGGCATTGTCACCAAAAATCGTTGGCTTCCGTGGAACCTTCTCGGGAGATGTTGTCTTTACCCGTGAATTATAGCGTGGAAGTCATCCCTTCCGGATGTTGTGGGATGGCCGGAGCTTTCGGGTATGAGAAAAAGCATTATGAGTTGTCCATGAAAATCGGGGAACAGGTGTTGTTTCCAGCGGTGAGAGATGCGGGGGAGAATGTTTGTATTTCGGCTTCTGGAACGAGTTGTCGGCAACAAATAAAGGATGGTACGGGAAAACAGGCGTTGCATCCGATTGAGGTCCTGTACGAAGCATTGCAGGTATGA
- a CDS encoding Wzz/FepE/Etk N-terminal domain-containing protein, giving the protein MEQEVKQANQMPQEEEIDLVEVVRKLWKNRKLILKITVVFMVLGVLVALFSPKEYTAGCTMVPQSGDKKVGGNLSGLASMVGINLGGASGGEVLSPTIYPKIVASIPFKKDLMVTPLKFEGYAQPITLLDYYTKDEYQKFSLGHAIVKYTVGLPGVIMSAIRGEDTTRISAGKGSAIQSLSKDEKKMAEMLNKMISLNVNDKDGYVQLSASLGEPLAVAQLAERAQELLQTYITDFKIEKVKSNLTFVEQQYDAAKKRYEKMQDSLARFRDANKSFSSAVAKTQEEALTNEYNLAYSVYSELAKQMEQAKIAVNETTPILTIVEPVVVPMERSKPKRGLICVLFTFLGGFAGVGTVLALPFVADVFGNDKLRRFIKE; this is encoded by the coding sequence ATGGAACAGGAAGTAAAGCAGGCAAATCAGATGCCACAGGAAGAAGAGATTGATTTGGTTGAGGTGGTTCGGAAATTGTGGAAAAACCGGAAACTGATACTGAAAATTACCGTCGTGTTCATGGTGTTAGGGGTATTGGTGGCCCTATTTAGTCCGAAAGAATATACTGCCGGATGCACGATGGTCCCTCAATCTGGAGATAAAAAAGTGGGTGGCAATCTGAGTGGATTGGCCTCCATGGTTGGGATTAATTTGGGGGGTGCTTCGGGAGGTGAGGTTTTATCTCCGACAATTTATCCTAAAATTGTGGCAAGTATTCCTTTCAAGAAAGATTTGATGGTAACACCTTTAAAGTTTGAAGGATACGCTCAACCGATTACGCTATTGGATTATTATACAAAAGATGAATACCAAAAATTTAGTTTGGGTCATGCGATTGTAAAATACACGGTTGGGTTACCGGGGGTAATCATGAGTGCGATTCGGGGAGAAGATACAACTCGGATTTCCGCGGGAAAAGGAAGTGCGATACAGTCTCTCTCAAAGGATGAGAAAAAGATGGCCGAGATGTTGAATAAGATGATTTCTTTGAACGTAAATGATAAAGATGGTTATGTACAACTGTCTGCATCTTTGGGAGAACCATTGGCTGTAGCTCAACTGGCGGAACGGGCACAAGAACTGCTGCAGACGTATATTACGGATTTCAAGATTGAAAAGGTGAAGTCAAACTTGACCTTCGTGGAACAACAGTATGATGCCGCGAAAAAGCGTTACGAGAAAATGCAGGATAGTTTGGCTCGTTTCAGAGATGCAAACAAAAGTTTTTCTTCTGCAGTGGCAAAAACTCAGGAAGAGGCTTTGACGAACGAGTATAATCTTGCTTATAGCGTGTATTCCGAATTGGCAAAACAGATGGAACAGGCTAAGATTGCCGTGAATGAAACTACCCCGATTCTGACGATCGTGGAGCCGGTTGTTGTCCCGATGGAACGCTCTAAGCCGAAGCGCGGATTAATCTGCGTGTTGTTTACCTTCTTGGGTGGTTTTGCCGGAGTTGGTACGGTCTTGGCATTACCTTTCGTGGCTGATGTTTTTGGAAATGATAAACTAAGACGGTTTATAAAAGAGTAA
- a CDS encoding SLBB domain-containing protein, translated as MRFLIFIVLMLGITGIAWAQMTDAQVVEAVKSAQAQGKSQDEIILMLSQKGVTKEQVLRIKENYERENAGKQGGLAQGNRERIETISLGNRDVVLVTEGDKHSIFGRNLFNNKNLTFEPSLNIPTPENYVLGPGDEVIIDIWGNSELTVRQVISPEGNINVSNIGPIYLNGKRIQEASSYLKAMFSRIYSDLASENPSTFLKVSLGQIRSIQVNVMGEIVMPGTYMLPSLATVFHALYAAGGVNNVGTLRDVVLYRNGKAFKHVDVYDYIMNGNNSFDITLQDGDLINVGTYEKIVTVVGKVKRPMRYEMKGEESLTQLLEYAGGFASDAYKKNVNVSRKGDSEFQIYTVNNADFADFILADGDSIMIDPIISRYENRVTVDGAVYRPGNYAINSSIKTVKDLINLVEGPREDAFLNRTILYREKEDLTKEMLAVDLGKLLRGEIDDILLKKNDRLYVPSATELRGDYVIDIRGEVKNPRKYPFVDNMTLEDAVLQAGGLLESASMVRVDVARRIKAPNSTEEAPEEAELFTFALKNGLVVEGDPEFTLEPFDEIYVRRSPGYSEQQNVVVRGEVLYPGVYAKRSSNDRLSDLVKRAGGVTSKAYVKGARLLRRMNSDELDRVKSAMQLAKHSKRDSVVIDSMVFEQVYYVGIDLKDALENPGGESDLVLREGDILQVSNYVNTVKISGAVMYPNAVTYIKKMKYKDYIENAGGYSVDAKKGKAYVLYPNGTLAVCKGNRTKIEPGSEIIVPLKSMNRNRLGLPEILSLTSSTTSIAAMVTAILNNTK; from the coding sequence ATGAGATTTTTAATATTTATTGTACTTATGCTTGGCATCACGGGAATCGCTTGGGCGCAGATGACCGATGCACAAGTCGTTGAAGCAGTGAAGTCCGCACAGGCTCAAGGAAAAAGTCAAGACGAGATTATTTTGATGTTATCGCAAAAAGGTGTCACGAAAGAGCAGGTGTTGAGAATCAAGGAGAATTACGAGCGAGAAAATGCGGGGAAGCAAGGTGGTTTGGCACAGGGAAATAGAGAACGTATCGAAACTATTTCGTTGGGAAATCGGGATGTGGTGTTAGTTACCGAAGGGGATAAACATAGCATTTTTGGACGGAATTTGTTTAATAATAAGAATTTAACCTTCGAGCCGAGTTTGAATATCCCTACGCCGGAGAATTACGTGTTAGGACCGGGGGATGAGGTGATCATTGATATATGGGGAAATTCGGAACTAACCGTTCGCCAGGTGATTTCCCCGGAGGGAAATATAAACGTGTCGAATATCGGACCGATTTATTTGAATGGAAAACGGATACAAGAAGCATCATCTTATTTGAAGGCGATGTTTAGTCGTATATACTCGGATTTAGCCTCAGAAAATCCATCAACATTCCTGAAAGTGTCGTTGGGACAAATTCGAAGTATTCAAGTAAACGTGATGGGAGAGATCGTCATGCCCGGAACGTATATGTTGCCCTCTTTGGCAACGGTGTTTCACGCGTTGTATGCGGCAGGAGGTGTGAATAACGTGGGGACTTTGCGGGATGTTGTGTTATACCGGAATGGAAAAGCCTTTAAGCACGTGGATGTCTATGACTATATCATGAATGGTAATAATAGTTTTGACATCACGTTGCAAGATGGTGATTTGATTAACGTGGGTACGTATGAAAAGATTGTTACCGTGGTTGGTAAAGTGAAACGTCCGATGCGTTACGAAATGAAGGGTGAAGAAAGTTTGACTCAATTGTTGGAGTACGCGGGAGGATTTGCGAGTGATGCGTACAAGAAGAATGTGAATGTGAGCCGTAAGGGCGATTCCGAATTTCAAATATATACTGTAAACAATGCAGATTTTGCCGATTTTATCTTAGCAGATGGAGACTCCATTATGATTGATCCGATCATTAGTCGATATGAAAATCGGGTAACCGTGGATGGAGCTGTATATCGTCCGGGAAATTACGCGATAAATAGTTCCATAAAGACCGTGAAAGATTTGATTAACCTGGTGGAGGGACCGCGGGAAGATGCCTTCTTGAACAGAACTATTTTGTACCGGGAAAAAGAGGATTTGACGAAAGAAATGCTTGCTGTCGATTTGGGAAAACTACTAAGAGGTGAGATAGATGATATTCTTTTAAAGAAAAATGACCGCTTGTATGTGCCTTCTGCAACGGAATTACGGGGTGATTACGTGATTGATATTCGGGGAGAGGTAAAGAACCCTCGAAAATATCCTTTCGTGGATAACATGACATTGGAAGATGCCGTTCTTCAAGCGGGAGGTTTGTTGGAATCGGCATCCATGGTACGCGTGGATGTCGCTCGGAGAATCAAGGCTCCTAATAGTACGGAGGAAGCTCCGGAAGAGGCAGAATTATTTACATTTGCCTTGAAGAATGGTTTGGTTGTAGAGGGCGATCCCGAATTTACTCTTGAGCCGTTTGATGAGATTTATGTCCGTCGTTCTCCGGGATACAGCGAACAACAGAACGTGGTGGTGAGGGGTGAGGTACTTTACCCGGGTGTGTATGCCAAACGTTCATCGAATGATCGTCTTTCGGATCTCGTGAAACGGGCTGGTGGTGTGACTTCGAAGGCTTACGTGAAAGGGGCACGCTTGTTGCGTCGTATGAATTCGGACGAGTTGGATAGAGTGAAATCTGCGATGCAGTTGGCAAAGCATTCCAAGCGCGATTCCGTTGTTATTGATAGCATGGTGTTTGAACAGGTATATTATGTCGGTATTGACTTGAAGGATGCGTTAGAGAATCCGGGAGGGGAATCCGATTTGGTGCTTCGGGAAGGAGATATATTGCAAGTGTCGAATTACGTGAATACCGTTAAGATCAGTGGAGCGGTGATGTATCCTAATGCCGTGACTTACATTAAAAAAATGAAATACAAGGATTACATAGAGAACGCGGGAGGATATAGTGTCGATGCAAAAAAAGGAAAGGCTTACGTGTTGTACCCGAACGGGACACTCGCTGTTTGCAAGGGAAATCGGACAAAAATCGAGCCGGGAAGCGAGATTATCGTTCCGTTGAAATCCATGAACAGGAATCGGCTGGGATTACCGGAAATTTTAAGTCTGACATCATCAACGACTTCGATAGCGGCAATGGTTACTGCAATTCTTAACAACACGAAATAG
- a CDS encoding MraY family glycosyltransferase: protein MINWIYGFVLLLLFVLENIYFKIAKRYNILDIPNARSSHHAITLRGGGVIFYLGVLVYGLIFDFFAPWFLCGLTLVALVSFIDDMHPLSAKIRLLVQTFSLLLLLLQLGVHEVSCGYVVETLFFVVVALFFGLAILNIYNFMDGINGITGGYSLVAMLALWGIDAWILPIAPTGFIPVIILSLFVFNFYNFRSRAKCFSGDVGAISMAFIILFLLGNFIIPTGHVSVLIFLAVYGIDGVLTIIHRILLKENIGQPHRKHLYQLLANEGKFPHLSVSLIYMGVQAIVNVGYLLVLVYAPERTLMYFMIALVVLLVVYLPLRRKFYALRG, encoded by the coding sequence ATGATAAATTGGATCTATGGATTTGTTCTCTTGCTGCTTTTCGTGCTGGAGAACATTTATTTTAAGATAGCCAAGCGGTATAATATTTTGGATATTCCTAATGCAAGGAGTTCTCATCATGCGATTACCCTACGAGGAGGTGGGGTGATTTTTTATTTAGGGGTACTCGTGTATGGATTGATCTTTGATTTTTTCGCACCTTGGTTTTTGTGTGGGTTGACATTGGTGGCTTTGGTGAGTTTTATTGATGATATGCACCCGCTTTCTGCCAAGATCCGTCTTTTGGTCCAAACCTTTTCTCTGTTATTGCTTCTCTTACAGTTGGGTGTCCACGAAGTCTCGTGTGGATACGTGGTTGAGACTTTATTTTTCGTGGTTGTGGCTTTGTTCTTCGGATTGGCCATACTCAACATTTATAATTTCATGGATGGTATTAACGGTATTACCGGAGGATATAGCCTGGTTGCCATGTTGGCGTTATGGGGAATCGATGCTTGGATTCTCCCAATAGCGCCGACGGGGTTTATTCCTGTGATAATACTTTCGTTGTTTGTATTTAATTTTTATAATTTCCGTTCTCGTGCCAAATGTTTTTCCGGGGATGTGGGGGCTATATCAATGGCTTTTATTATCCTCTTTTTGTTGGGGAACTTTATAATACCTACCGGACACGTCTCGGTATTAATATTTTTAGCTGTTTACGGGATAGATGGGGTGTTGACGATTATACATCGTATCTTGTTAAAAGAAAATATTGGTCAACCCCACCGGAAACATTTGTATCAATTGTTGGCTAACGAGGGAAAATTTCCCCATTTATCAGTTTCTTTGATTTACATGGGAGTGCAGGCGATTGTTAATGTGGGGTATTTGTTGGTGTTGGTGTATGCACCCGAGCGTACGCTGATGTATTTCATGATTGCATTGGTCGTGTTGTTGGTCGTTTATTTGCCTTTGAGGCGTAAATTTTATGCGTTAAGGGGATAA
- a CDS encoding NAD-dependent epimerase/dehydratase family protein, translating to MKKILIIGGDSFIAGQFINKYVSTDSITCYSRRPTGYEKEIVVKAFRDMPVEAFSGFDAVINFAAIVHRPEVKDQELYDDVNYRMACLLAQKAKQAGVRQFVQMSTIAVFGCASRISETTPERPQTYYGSSKLKADKELVAMSDREFKTAIIRPPMAYGGGMAPGNMLRLIRLVNKHIPLPFGSARNSRDFINVKNLVEFIHLAVEKEVEGVFYPTDKVPYSTRNVIEEISRQLGVHTINLPSPSIFLKLVEKVRPDLYQKLWGDVVIDRQLALSAIGYEPRYTLEDGIREMVESFKQQK from the coding sequence ATGAAGAAAATATTGATTATTGGAGGAGATAGTTTTATTGCTGGGCAATTTATAAATAAATATGTATCAACGGATTCTATCACGTGTTACAGTCGTAGACCGACAGGATACGAGAAGGAGATCGTTGTGAAAGCATTTCGAGATATGCCTGTTGAGGCATTTTCAGGATTTGATGCGGTAATAAATTTTGCGGCTATTGTGCATCGTCCCGAGGTAAAAGATCAAGAGCTTTATGATGACGTGAATTATCGGATGGCTTGTTTGTTAGCACAGAAAGCAAAACAGGCTGGAGTACGTCAGTTCGTACAGATGAGTACAATAGCGGTCTTTGGTTGTGCCAGTCGAATTTCTGAGACAACCCCGGAAAGACCACAGACTTATTACGGAAGTTCTAAACTTAAAGCAGATAAAGAGTTAGTGGCAATGAGCGATCGGGAGTTTAAAACTGCGATTATTCGTCCTCCGATGGCTTATGGGGGAGGTATGGCTCCGGGTAATATGTTGCGTTTGATTCGTTTGGTAAATAAACATATTCCGCTACCTTTTGGTTCTGCCCGGAATAGTCGTGATTTTATTAATGTGAAAAATCTGGTTGAATTTATTCATTTAGCAGTGGAGAAAGAGGTTGAAGGAGTATTCTATCCGACGGATAAAGTTCCTTATTCTACGCGTAACGTGATCGAGGAAATTTCTCGTCAATTAGGGGTACACACGATAAATTTGCCTTCTCCTTCCATATTTTTGAAGCTGGTAGAGAAGGTTCGTCCTGATCTGTATCAGAAACTCTGGGGAGATGTGGTTATTGATCGTCAGTTAGCATTGAGTGCTATCGGTTATGAGCCTCGTTATACTTTGGAGGATGGAATACGTGAGATGGTTGAATCGTTTAAGCAACAGAAATGA